The Accipiter gentilis chromosome 7, bAccGen1.1, whole genome shotgun sequence genome includes a region encoding these proteins:
- the LOC126041030 gene encoding C-factor-like isoform X1, which translates to MGDLHVHSLLVTGANRGIGLELVRQFLGMPSPPAWVFAACRDPKGQRAQELQNLASKHPNLVIIPLEVTDPASIKAAEARVGEHLRGSGLNLLINNAGTAKASSLDNETLENMTQIYTTNTVGPLLLGQAFLPLLKKAAQGIPGSALNCSKAAIINMSSSAGSIEEVFLWNYGQVVSYRCSKAALNMLTKCQSLRYREHGILCAALHPGWVQTDMGGSGSQKVRELLARVWKNLFICKCRACCGLNSPRHAGLWGNFLADTLSWRRMMEGEMGNSSCPMLASPHSLQRAPSPEQ; encoded by the exons ATGGGAGACCTTCATGTCCACTCCCTTCTGGTGACTGGGGCCAACCGGGGAATTGGCCTGGAGCTTGTGCGGCAGTTCCTGGGGATGCCAAGCCCACCTGCATGGGTGTTTGCAGCTTGTCGGGACCCGAAGGGACAGCGAGCGCAG GAGTTACAGAATTTGGCCTCCAAGCACCCCAACCTGGTCATCATCCCACTTG AAGTCACTGACCCTGCCAGCATCAAGGCAGCTGAAGCCAGAGTTGGGGAGCACCTGCGGGGCTCGGGGCTGAACCTCCTCATCAACAACGCTGGAACTGCAAAGGCGAGCTCACTTGATAACGAGACGCTGGAGAACATGACCCAGATTTATACCACCAACACAGTTGGGCCCCTGTTGCTGGGCCAG GCGTTCCTGCCCTTGCTGAAGAAGGCTGCCCAGGGGATCCCGGGCTCAGCACTGAACTGCAGCAAGGCAGCCATCATCAACATGTCCAGCTCTGCAGGCTCCATTGAGGAAGTCTTTTTATGGAATTATGGACAAGTTGTCTCATACCGCTGCAGCAAG GCTGCTCTGAACATGCTGACCAAGTGCCAGTCCCTGCGGTACCGGGAGCATGGCATCCTCTGCGCGGCTCTCCACCCTGGCTGGGTGCAAACCGACATGGGGGGCTCAGGATCACAAAAGGTAAGAGAGCTTTTGGCTAGGGTCTGGAAGAacctttttatttgcaaatgcagAGCTTGCTGTGGATTGAACAGTCCCAGACATGCTGGGCTCTGGGGGAACTTTTTGGCAGATACCCTGAGCTGGAGGCGCATGATGGAAGGAGAGATGGGGAACTCTTCTTGCCCTATGCTGGCCTCTCCTCACTCACTCCAGAGAGCCCCAAGCCCTGAGCAATGA
- the LOC126041030 gene encoding C-factor-like isoform X3, with translation MGVCSLSGPEGTASAEVTDPASIKAAEARVGEHLRGSGLNLLINNAGTAKASSLDNETLENMTQIYTTNTVGPLLLGQAFLPLLKKAAQGIPGSALNCSKAAIINMSSSAGSIEEVFLWNYGQVVSYRCSKAALNMLTKCQSLRYREHGILCAALHPGWVQTDMGGSGSQKVRELLARVWKNLFICKCRACCGLNSPRHAGLWGNFLADTLSWRRMMEGEMGNSSCPMLASPHSLQRAPSPEQ, from the exons ATGGGTGTTTGCAGCTTGTCGGGACCCGAAGGGACAGCGAGCGCAG AAGTCACTGACCCTGCCAGCATCAAGGCAGCTGAAGCCAGAGTTGGGGAGCACCTGCGGGGCTCGGGGCTGAACCTCCTCATCAACAACGCTGGAACTGCAAAGGCGAGCTCACTTGATAACGAGACGCTGGAGAACATGACCCAGATTTATACCACCAACACAGTTGGGCCCCTGTTGCTGGGCCAG GCGTTCCTGCCCTTGCTGAAGAAGGCTGCCCAGGGGATCCCGGGCTCAGCACTGAACTGCAGCAAGGCAGCCATCATCAACATGTCCAGCTCTGCAGGCTCCATTGAGGAAGTCTTTTTATGGAATTATGGACAAGTTGTCTCATACCGCTGCAGCAAG GCTGCTCTGAACATGCTGACCAAGTGCCAGTCCCTGCGGTACCGGGAGCATGGCATCCTCTGCGCGGCTCTCCACCCTGGCTGGGTGCAAACCGACATGGGGGGCTCAGGATCACAAAAGGTAAGAGAGCTTTTGGCTAGGGTCTGGAAGAacctttttatttgcaaatgcagAGCTTGCTGTGGATTGAACAGTCCCAGACATGCTGGGCTCTGGGGGAACTTTTTGGCAGATACCCTGAGCTGGAGGCGCATGATGGAAGGAGAGATGGGGAACTCTTCTTGCCCTATGCTGGCCTCTCCTCACTCACTCCAGAGAGCCCCAAGCCCTGAGCAATGA
- the LOC126041030 gene encoding C-factor-like isoform X2, with the protein MGDLHVHSLLVTGANRGIGLELVRQFLGMPSPPAWVFAACRDPKGQRAQELQNLASKHPNLVIIPLEVTDPASIKAAEARVGEHLRGSGLNLLINNAGTAKASSLDNETLENMTQIYTTNTVGPLLLGQAFLPLLKKAAQGIPGSALNCSKAAIINMSSSAGSIEEVFLWNYGQVVSYRCSKAALNMLTKCQSLRYREHGILCAALHPGWVQTDMGGSGSQKPPVRVDESVRGMLKVLSSLSEKDTGTFLDWEGKVVPW; encoded by the exons ATGGGAGACCTTCATGTCCACTCCCTTCTGGTGACTGGGGCCAACCGGGGAATTGGCCTGGAGCTTGTGCGGCAGTTCCTGGGGATGCCAAGCCCACCTGCATGGGTGTTTGCAGCTTGTCGGGACCCGAAGGGACAGCGAGCGCAG GAGTTACAGAATTTGGCCTCCAAGCACCCCAACCTGGTCATCATCCCACTTG AAGTCACTGACCCTGCCAGCATCAAGGCAGCTGAAGCCAGAGTTGGGGAGCACCTGCGGGGCTCGGGGCTGAACCTCCTCATCAACAACGCTGGAACTGCAAAGGCGAGCTCACTTGATAACGAGACGCTGGAGAACATGACCCAGATTTATACCACCAACACAGTTGGGCCCCTGTTGCTGGGCCAG GCGTTCCTGCCCTTGCTGAAGAAGGCTGCCCAGGGGATCCCGGGCTCAGCACTGAACTGCAGCAAGGCAGCCATCATCAACATGTCCAGCTCTGCAGGCTCCATTGAGGAAGTCTTTTTATGGAATTATGGACAAGTTGTCTCATACCGCTGCAGCAAG GCTGCTCTGAACATGCTGACCAAGTGCCAGTCCCTGCGGTACCGGGAGCATGGCATCCTCTGCGCGGCTCTCCACCCTGGCTGGGTGCAAACCGACATGGGGGGCTCAGGATCACAAAAG CCCCCTGTGAGAGTGGATGAGAGCGTGCGAGGGATGCTGAAGGTGCTCTCTTCCCTCTCCGAGAAGGACACTGGGACCTTCCTGGACTGGGAGGGGAAGGTTGTGCCCTGGTGA